One stretch of Streptomyces sp. MMBL 11-1 DNA includes these proteins:
- a CDS encoding HAMP domain-containing sensor histidine kinase — MTRPGSGLRPFSIKAKLGTLVVISVFITTGLLIVALRTRTEFRFITVFSVIATLLITQFVAHGLTAPLDEMRAVARSISHGDYTRRVSGAGRRDELGDLAQTINRMADDLEAEDRHRKELVANVSHELRTPIAALRAVLENVVDGVSAADPETMRTALQQTERLGRLVETLLDLSRLDNGVVELKARRFEVWPYLSGVLKEANLAASHRRLSSGSGNHSRTDVHLHLDVSPPELTAHADAERLHQVVANLIDNAVKHSPPHGRVTVLARRGASPESLELEVVDEGPGIPEAERHRVFERFNRGQAPSPHGPGSDGGTGLGLAIARWAVDLHGGRIGVAESAKGCRIQVTLPGISEPRS, encoded by the coding sequence ATGACGCGGCCAGGGTCCGGACTGCGGCCCTTCTCGATCAAGGCCAAGCTCGGCACGCTCGTCGTGATCTCGGTGTTCATCACCACGGGGCTGCTGATCGTCGCGTTGCGGACCCGTACGGAGTTCCGCTTCATCACCGTGTTCTCGGTGATCGCCACGCTGCTGATCACCCAGTTCGTGGCGCACGGTCTGACCGCGCCGCTGGACGAGATGAGAGCGGTGGCCCGGTCCATCTCCCACGGCGACTACACCCGCCGGGTGAGCGGTGCCGGGCGGCGGGACGAGCTGGGGGACCTGGCGCAGACGATCAACCGCATGGCGGACGATCTGGAGGCGGAGGACCGGCATCGAAAAGAGCTGGTCGCCAATGTCAGCCATGAGCTGCGCACACCCATCGCGGCGCTGAGAGCCGTGCTGGAGAACGTGGTGGACGGGGTGTCCGCCGCCGATCCGGAGACGATGCGCACGGCGCTGCAGCAGACGGAGCGGCTCGGCCGGCTGGTCGAGACGCTGCTGGACCTGTCGCGGCTGGACAACGGAGTGGTGGAGCTCAAGGCCCGCCGCTTCGAGGTGTGGCCGTATCTGTCGGGCGTACTGAAAGAGGCCAATCTCGCCGCCTCCCACCGACGTCTGTCGTCGGGGTCGGGCAATCACTCCCGTACGGATGTCCATCTGCATCTGGACGTCTCGCCGCCGGAGCTCACCGCGCACGCGGACGCCGAGCGACTGCACCAGGTGGTCGCCAACCTCATCGACAACGCGGTCAAGCACAGCCCGCCGCACGGCCGGGTGACGGTGCTCGCGCGGCGCGGCGCCTCTCCGGAGTCGCTGGAGCTGGAGGTCGTCGACGAGGGGCCCGGCATCCCGGAGGCGGAGCGCCACCGGGTGTTCGAGCGCTTCAACCGGGGCCAGGCGCCCTCCCCGCACGGCCCGGGAAGCGACGGCGGCACGGGACTGGGGCTGGCCATCGCCCGGTGGGCGGTCGATCTGCACGGCGGCCGGATCGGAGTGGCCGAATCCGCGAAGGGCTGCCGCATCCAGGTCACCCTCCCGGGAATCTCCGAGCCGCGCAGTTGA
- a CDS encoding response regulator transcription factor: MEQTHTTHNGVAATPGAQRRVLVVEDDATIVDAISARLRAEGFLVQTALDGPAAVDAAEAWQPDLMVLDIMLPGFDGLEVCRRVQAQRPVPVLMLTARDDETDMLVGLGVGADDYMTKPFSMRELAARVHVLLRRVERAALAAVTPRSGILRLGELEIDHAQRRVRVRAEDVHLTPTEFDLLVCLANTPRAVLSREQLLAEVWDWADASGTRTVDSHIKALRRKIGAERIRTVHGVGYALETPAP; the protein is encoded by the coding sequence ATGGAACAGACACACACCACCCACAACGGCGTCGCGGCCACCCCGGGGGCTCAGCGCCGGGTGCTGGTGGTCGAGGACGACGCCACGATCGTCGACGCCATCTCCGCCCGGCTGCGGGCGGAGGGTTTCCTCGTGCAGACCGCGCTGGACGGCCCCGCGGCCGTGGACGCGGCCGAGGCCTGGCAGCCCGACCTGATGGTGCTCGACATCATGCTTCCCGGCTTCGACGGCCTGGAGGTCTGCCGCCGGGTGCAGGCGCAGCGCCCGGTACCGGTGCTGATGCTCACCGCACGGGACGACGAGACCGACATGCTGGTCGGCCTCGGGGTCGGCGCCGACGACTACATGACCAAGCCGTTCTCCATGCGGGAGCTGGCCGCCCGGGTGCACGTGCTGCTGCGCCGGGTGGAGCGGGCCGCGCTGGCCGCCGTCACCCCGCGGAGCGGGATACTGCGTCTGGGTGAGCTGGAGATCGACCACGCGCAGCGCCGGGTCCGGGTGCGCGCCGAGGACGTCCACCTCACGCCCACCGAGTTCGACCTGCTGGTCTGTCTCGCCAACACCCCGCGCGCGGTGCTCTCCCGGGAGCAGCTGCTGGCCGAGGTGTGGGACTGGGCGGACGCCTCGGGCACGCGCACGGTCGACAGCCACATCAAGGCGCTGCGCCGGAAGATCGGCGCGGAGCGGATCCGTACCGTGCACGGCGTGGGTTACGCCCTGGAGACCCCCGCGCCATGA
- a CDS encoding spermidine synthase produces MPAMPATPAPDPMPTRSAAAPVVLDRREGPFGEVVLRARGEHFEIIANGCFLMDTSDGRSERLLIDAALAALPAARTAPTVLIGGLGVGFSLVRAAEEERWGRIVVVEREQAIVDWHLAGPLEGISGPALADPRTGIAHTDLVTHLRTTTERYDALCLDIDNGPDWTVTEDNGSLYSPAGLAHCHDRLTPGGVLAVWSAQPSPDFEQALRNAGFSGVRTEEVAVARGVPDVVHLALRAA; encoded by the coding sequence ATGCCCGCCATGCCCGCGACGCCCGCCCCCGACCCGATGCCGACGCGTTCCGCCGCCGCCCCCGTCGTCCTCGACCGCCGCGAGGGACCCTTCGGCGAAGTCGTGCTGCGGGCGCGCGGGGAGCACTTCGAGATCATCGCCAACGGCTGCTTCCTGATGGACACCTCGGACGGGCGTTCCGAGCGGCTGCTGATCGACGCCGCGCTGGCCGCCCTGCCCGCCGCGCGGACCGCGCCCACGGTGCTGATCGGCGGCCTGGGTGTCGGCTTCTCGCTGGTACGGGCCGCCGAGGAGGAGCGCTGGGGCCGGATCGTGGTCGTGGAGCGGGAGCAGGCGATCGTGGACTGGCACCTGGCCGGGCCGCTGGAGGGGATCTCCGGTCCGGCGCTGGCCGACCCCCGGACCGGGATCGCGCACACGGACCTCGTCACCCACCTCCGTACCACCACGGAGCGTTACGACGCGCTGTGCCTGGACATCGACAACGGGCCGGACTGGACCGTCACGGAGGACAACGGAAGCCTCTACTCCCCCGCCGGCCTGGCGCACTGCCACGACCGGCTGACCCCGGGCGGAGTGCTCGCCGTCTGGTCCGCGCAGCCGTCGCCGGACTTCGAACAGGCGTTGCGGAATGCCGGGTTCAGCGGGGTTAGGACGGAAGAGGTGGCCGTTGCCCGAGGTGTGCCCGACGTGGTCCATCTCGCACTTCGGGCGGCCTGA
- the lon gene encoding endopeptidase La — MTNESEAFTPIDLPVLPLDDEVVLPGMVVPLDLSDTEVRAAVEAAQAAARPGGGKPQVLLVPRIDGTYTGTGVLGTVEQVGRLSDGDPGALIRARDRVRIGAGTSGPGRALWVEGTVLETAAPDPLPGSAAELVREYKALATSWLKKRGAWQVVDRVQQIDDVSALADNSGYSPFLSTAQKVQLLETADPIARLKLAIQWLSEHLAEQDVAESIAKDVQDGVDKQQREFLLRRQLDAVRKELSELNGDPEGESDDYRARVEAADLPEHVREAALKEVEKLERSSDQSPEGSWIRTWLDTVLELPWTERTEDAYDIRGAQEVLDAEHAGLADVKERITEYLAVRKRRADRGLGVVGGRRGGAVLALVGPPGVGKTSLGESVAHAMGRKFVRVALGGVRDEAEIRGHRRTYVGALPGRIVRAIKEAGSMNPVVLLDEIDKVGSDFRGDPAAALLEVLDPAQNHTFRDHYLEVELDLSDVVFLATANVLEAIPEPLLDRMELVRLDGYTEDEKVVIARDHLLPRQLERAGLEKDEVALEESALRKLAGEYTREAGVRNLERAVARLLRKVAAQHELGDRELPFAVTDADLRGLIGRPHHVPESAQDPAERRTAVPGVATGLAVTGAGGDVLFVEASLADPETGASGLTLTGQLGEVMKESAQIALSFLRSHGAELELPVADLKDRGVHIHFPAGAVPKDGPSAGITLTTALASLLSGRLVRTDVAMTGEVSLTGRVLPIGGLKQKLLAAHRAGITTVVIPQRNEADLDDVPAEVLEKLEVHPVTDVRQVLEIALAPASAGREARTGERIPAAA, encoded by the coding sequence ATGACTAACGAGTCCGAGGCGTTCACACCGATCGACCTGCCCGTGCTGCCGCTCGACGACGAGGTCGTCCTGCCCGGCATGGTGGTGCCGCTCGACCTGTCCGACACCGAGGTGCGCGCCGCCGTGGAGGCCGCGCAGGCCGCCGCCCGTCCCGGCGGGGGCAAGCCCCAGGTGCTGCTGGTCCCGCGGATCGACGGTACGTACACGGGGACCGGTGTCCTCGGCACCGTCGAGCAGGTCGGACGCCTGTCGGACGGCGACCCGGGCGCACTCATCCGGGCCCGTGACCGGGTGCGCATCGGCGCGGGGACCAGTGGGCCCGGCCGGGCGCTCTGGGTCGAGGGGACCGTGCTCGAAACCGCTGCCCCCGACCCCCTGCCCGGGTCCGCCGCCGAACTCGTCCGGGAGTACAAGGCACTCGCCACCAGCTGGCTGAAGAAGCGTGGAGCCTGGCAGGTCGTGGACCGGGTCCAGCAGATCGACGACGTTTCCGCGCTCGCCGACAACTCGGGGTACTCGCCGTTCCTCAGCACCGCCCAGAAGGTCCAGCTCCTGGAGACCGCGGACCCGATCGCCCGGCTGAAGCTCGCCATCCAGTGGCTGAGCGAGCACCTCGCCGAGCAGGACGTTGCCGAATCCATCGCCAAGGACGTCCAGGACGGCGTCGACAAGCAGCAGCGCGAATTCCTGCTGCGCCGCCAGCTGGACGCCGTACGCAAGGAGCTCTCCGAGCTCAACGGCGACCCGGAGGGCGAGTCCGACGACTACCGGGCCCGCGTCGAGGCCGCCGACCTCCCCGAGCACGTCCGGGAGGCCGCGCTCAAGGAGGTCGAGAAGCTGGAGCGGTCCAGCGACCAGTCGCCCGAGGGCTCCTGGATCCGCACCTGGCTGGACACCGTCCTCGAACTGCCCTGGACCGAGCGGACCGAGGACGCCTACGACATCCGCGGCGCCCAGGAGGTCCTGGACGCCGAGCACGCCGGCCTCGCCGACGTGAAGGAACGCATCACCGAGTACCTCGCGGTGCGCAAGCGCCGTGCCGACCGGGGGCTGGGGGTGGTGGGCGGCCGCCGAGGCGGCGCGGTGCTGGCCCTCGTCGGCCCGCCCGGCGTCGGCAAGACCTCCCTCGGCGAGTCCGTCGCGCACGCCATGGGCCGTAAGTTCGTCCGTGTCGCGCTCGGCGGTGTCCGGGACGAGGCGGAGATCCGCGGCCACCGGCGTACGTACGTGGGCGCGCTCCCCGGCCGTATCGTGCGGGCCATCAAGGAGGCCGGTTCGATGAACCCGGTCGTCCTGCTCGACGAGATCGACAAGGTCGGCTCCGACTTCCGGGGCGACCCGGCCGCCGCCCTCCTCGAAGTCCTCGACCCGGCCCAGAACCACACCTTCCGCGACCACTACCTGGAGGTCGAGCTCGACCTCAGCGATGTCGTCTTCCTCGCCACCGCCAACGTGCTCGAAGCCATCCCGGAGCCCCTGCTCGACCGCATGGAGCTGGTCCGCCTCGACGGTTACACCGAGGACGAGAAGGTCGTCATCGCCCGGGACCACCTGCTCCCGCGCCAGCTGGAGCGGGCCGGACTGGAGAAGGACGAGGTCGCCCTGGAGGAGTCGGCGCTGCGCAAGCTGGCCGGCGAGTACACCCGCGAGGCGGGCGTCAGGAATCTGGAGCGGGCGGTGGCCCGCCTGCTCCGCAAGGTCGCGGCCCAGCACGAGCTGGGCGACCGCGAGCTGCCGTTCGCGGTGACCGACGCGGATCTGCGCGGCCTCATCGGCCGCCCGCACCACGTGCCCGAGTCCGCCCAGGACCCGGCCGAGCGCCGCACCGCGGTGCCGGGCGTGGCCACCGGGCTCGCGGTGACCGGGGCGGGCGGTGACGTCCTCTTCGTCGAGGCGTCGCTCGCCGACCCGGAGACCGGGGCGTCGGGACTGACCCTGACCGGTCAGCTCGGGGAGGTCATGAAGGAGTCGGCGCAGATCGCGCTGAGCTTCCTGCGGTCGCACGGCGCGGAGCTGGAGCTGCCGGTCGCGGACCTCAAGGACCGGGGTGTACACATCCACTTCCCGGCGGGCGCGGTCCCCAAGGACGGCCCGAGCGCGGGCATCACCCTGACGACCGCCCTGGCCTCGCTGCTCTCCGGTCGGCTGGTCCGTACGGATGTGGCGATGACCGGCGAGGTGTCGCTGACCGGACGGGTGCTGCCGATCGGCGGCCTCAAGCAGAAGCTGCTGGCCGCGCACCGGGCGGGCATCACCACCGTGGTGATCCCCCAGCGCAACGAGGCCGACCTGGACGACGTCCCGGCCGAGGTGCTGGAGAAGCTGGAGGTCCACCCGGTCACCGACGTCCGCCAGGTGCTGGAGATCGCCCTCGCCCCGGCCTCGGCCGGTCGCGAGGCCAGGACCGGGGAGAGGATCCCGGCCGCCGCCTGA
- a CDS encoding polysaccharide deacetylase family protein, with protein MPLSRVGLTAALVTALTLAVSGCSMDTTAPGSAREEAASDAKGSFGPVDCRKAKCIALTFDAGPGKDTPRLLDILKEKKVHATFFLLGKHHVIKHPDTVRRIEDEGHEVANHTWTHKILTDQGPDKIRAELEKTQLAIEKITGKKPRLMRPPQGRTDDTVSEISKDLGLSQVLWSATAKDYSTNDSALIKKRILDQASKDGVILLHDIYKGTVPAVPGIIDALQKDGYTFVTVPELMAPAVPEPGTIYRP; from the coding sequence ATGCCGTTGTCCAGAGTGGGGTTGACCGCGGCGCTGGTGACGGCGCTCACACTGGCGGTGAGCGGCTGCTCGATGGACACCACGGCGCCGGGCTCGGCACGCGAGGAGGCGGCGTCCGACGCCAAGGGCTCGTTCGGGCCGGTGGACTGCCGCAAGGCCAAGTGCATCGCCCTGACCTTCGACGCGGGGCCGGGCAAGGACACGCCGAGGCTGCTGGACATCCTCAAGGAGAAGAAGGTGCACGCCACGTTCTTCCTGCTCGGCAAGCACCACGTCATCAAGCACCCCGACACGGTGCGGCGCATCGAGGACGAGGGCCACGAGGTCGCCAACCACACCTGGACCCACAAGATCCTGACCGACCAGGGGCCGGACAAGATACGCGCCGAGCTGGAGAAGACGCAGCTCGCCATCGAGAAGATCACCGGCAAGAAGCCCCGGCTGATGCGCCCGCCGCAGGGCCGCACCGACGACACGGTCTCGGAGATCAGCAAGGACCTGGGGCTCTCCCAGGTGCTGTGGAGCGCCACCGCCAAGGACTACTCGACGAACGACTCCGCGCTGATCAAGAAGCGGATCCTGGACCAGGCGAGCAAGGACGGCGTCATCCTGCTGCACGACATCTACAAGGGCACCGTCCCCGCCGTGCCCGGGATCATCGACGCGCTCCAGAAGGACGGCTACACCTTCGTGACCGTCCCCGAGCTGATGGCCCCGGCCGTGCCGGAGCCGGGCACGATCTACCGCCCCTGA
- a CDS encoding MarR family winged helix-turn-helix transcriptional regulator, which produces MRGIDSEPEPGATDGSGVDHAFLALERELAVFLRRARATSGDMAREVHPELEPAAYGLLVRLEAAGRQRATELAAYFGVGKATMSRQLHSLENLGLVAREPDPADGRAWLVRLTGDGLARFRSVRDARRGRYVRKLADWDRAEVAELARLLHQLNARAES; this is translated from the coding sequence GTGCGCGGGATCGACAGCGAGCCGGAGCCGGGCGCGACGGACGGAAGTGGCGTGGACCACGCATTTCTGGCGCTGGAGCGTGAGTTGGCCGTGTTCCTGCGGCGGGCGCGCGCCACCTCGGGCGACATGGCCCGGGAGGTCCACCCCGAACTGGAGCCCGCCGCCTACGGCCTGCTCGTCCGCCTGGAGGCGGCGGGCCGGCAGCGGGCCACCGAACTGGCCGCCTACTTCGGCGTCGGCAAGGCCACCATGAGCCGCCAGCTGCACTCGCTGGAGAACCTCGGGCTGGTGGCCCGCGAACCCGACCCGGCCGACGGGCGGGCCTGGCTCGTCCGCCTCACCGGTGACGGCCTGGCCCGCTTCCGCAGCGTCCGGGACGCCCGCCGGGGGCGCTATGTGCGCAAACTGGCCGACTGGGACCGGGCCGAGGTCGCAGAACTGGCCAGGCTCCTGCACCAGCTGAACGCCCGCGCCGAGAGCTGA
- a CDS encoding protein phosphatase 2C domain-containing protein codes for MRIELATAPGSRERPNEDWASGALPASGQGGVLVLLDGVTPPRGDDGCVHAVPWFTARLGGALVELSGSRPDLTLTEVLAEAISRTADTHRSTCDLSHVRTPQATVVLARWDEHAIDHLVLSDSVLLLESLDGTVRAVLDDRLDLLPPGSLASDEIADSTVRNKEGGFFTAAADPSVAARAVTGSTPVAGVRALAALTDGAARWTEVFGEGDWTDALGLLRKAGPQGLIDRVRELEGADAAAGRVRLRRGKTHDDATALLVELD; via the coding sequence ATGCGCATCGAACTCGCCACCGCGCCCGGCAGCCGCGAACGCCCCAACGAGGACTGGGCCTCCGGGGCCCTTCCCGCGTCCGGCCAGGGCGGTGTGCTGGTCCTGCTCGATGGCGTCACCCCTCCGCGGGGGGACGACGGTTGTGTGCATGCGGTCCCGTGGTTCACCGCACGGCTGGGCGGCGCGCTGGTGGAACTGTCCGGTTCCCGCCCCGACCTGACCCTGACCGAGGTCCTGGCCGAGGCCATCTCCCGTACAGCCGACACGCACCGATCCACCTGTGACCTTTCTCACGTACGTACGCCTCAGGCGACCGTGGTCCTGGCGCGCTGGGACGAACACGCGATCGACCACCTGGTGCTCTCCGACTCGGTCCTGCTGCTGGAGTCCCTCGACGGCACGGTCCGGGCGGTCCTCGACGACCGGCTGGACCTGCTGCCGCCCGGCTCGCTCGCCTCGGACGAGATCGCCGATTCCACGGTTCGCAACAAGGAGGGCGGTTTCTTCACCGCCGCCGCCGATCCGTCGGTGGCGGCGCGCGCGGTGACGGGCAGCACCCCGGTGGCCGGCGTCCGGGCCCTCGCCGCGCTCACGGACGGCGCGGCCCGCTGGACGGAGGTGTTCGGTGAGGGCGACTGGACGGATGCGCTGGGGCTGCTGCGGAAGGCGGGGCCGCAGGGCCTGATCGACCGGGTGCGGGAGCTGGAGGGCGCCGACGCGGCGGCCGGGCGCGTACGGCTGCGGCGTGGCAAGACGCACGACGACGCCACCGCGCTTCTGGTGGAGCTGGACTGA
- a CDS encoding sensor histidine kinase yields the protein MQMKRPRSKGTTRDGSGATPPAPGTDKRTVRVRSRLVAGVAVVGVIVIAAGAPAVLGASADLTESQRLVTLAELNRQAVTLGHSLADERDAITAYIADGRDEKADDDGAKNRTARTTRVDQQIDEIHEAAPAALRRDLSTVSSLRREALTGKGSALEAHQAYSDVIAKLHGIAAELAGKTPPRAADATRAPLTLGGAAEQASATRGLLLAALAVPSPEAETDPFTGLPVATQDEGGTRADRERDELSAAAQQARVRELAALADFDQAADPEARDKLSATVTGSEVNDAEKYLTRLTDRPELSEAERRISPKKLEAALSARVDRMRSVESALTTGQVQHLEGLRDDDVTALELSIALLGGCFLLAVGVSTAVARTLTQPLAVLRIGAARLAEDPESAEPVRYTGRNDEFAQVVRSMNALHGRLTTLHQDLGGRVESLTGERTKLVAGRETLVAQRAELQTRAAELATQLEQLKNTVNHTFVNLSLRTLGLVERQLGVIEGLEEREQDAERLATLFKLDHMATVMRRHSENMLVLAGAEHGHGHAGPIPLVDVARAAVSEIERYERVTIQSLPPHAQIAGFAADDLSHLLAELLENATSFSPPDSQVELSGWLLESGEVMLSVSDAGIGMSTVRMGELNARLADPASFEPGERHIDMTGAGLGLQVTSLLAARHGVRVQLREQKGSGVTAVVVLPDALLPNSLPASSPPAVQLPGDAPTLNLPGSVAEANSNSLPSRSPLPSSGPEPGTTTEAEPVPDPAPTSEPGAAAGPEAGNAPETPAEPLPAVDPLIVAAERTIRENAAAENVAAEETAAESAVPDEGPDATAVPPREQDTRQPGAAPEAESGSGTDSGSGTDAGAGTDAGHGADSGAESDSEITLQVRLPKPPPADPVAPAAPDAPAAVDSPALPGTAGPYAIGPDRHERPAETGPGGQDPDGPAFRPAPHAEAASAPAPADTVPGPRRPEAGRITDKGLPKRTPKVVRPDSTPAPGRTGSLDRDALRRRLGSFHQAAKEGRRDVEAEIAETGGIAVAGPGGVPAGRTGHESTTAHATGAAQDTRNARTARTAGTGGRADGRNEETGDTVEEARS from the coding sequence GTGCAGATGAAGCGGCCGCGGAGCAAGGGCACGACGCGCGACGGTTCCGGGGCGACGCCTCCGGCGCCCGGCACGGACAAGCGGACCGTGCGGGTGCGCAGCCGACTGGTCGCCGGTGTCGCGGTCGTCGGCGTCATCGTCATAGCGGCGGGCGCCCCCGCCGTGCTCGGGGCCTCCGCCGATCTGACCGAGTCCCAGCGGCTGGTCACGCTCGCGGAGCTGAACCGGCAGGCGGTCACCCTCGGGCACTCCCTCGCCGACGAGCGTGACGCCATCACCGCGTACATCGCCGACGGCAGGGACGAGAAAGCCGACGACGACGGCGCGAAGAACCGCACCGCCCGCACCACCCGCGTCGACCAGCAGATCGACGAGATCCACGAGGCGGCCCCGGCGGCCCTGCGCCGCGACCTCTCGACGGTTTCCTCGCTGCGCCGTGAGGCGCTGACCGGCAAGGGCTCGGCCCTGGAGGCGCACCAGGCGTACTCCGACGTCATCGCCAAGCTGCACGGCATCGCCGCCGAACTGGCGGGGAAGACCCCGCCGCGCGCCGCCGACGCCACCCGGGCCCCGCTCACCCTCGGCGGCGCGGCCGAGCAGGCCTCCGCCACCCGCGGGCTCCTCCTCGCCGCGCTCGCCGTACCGAGCCCCGAGGCCGAGACGGATCCCTTCACCGGGCTGCCGGTGGCGACCCAGGACGAGGGCGGCACCCGGGCCGACCGCGAACGCGACGAGCTGAGCGCCGCCGCCCAGCAGGCCCGCGTCCGGGAGCTGGCCGCGCTGGCCGACTTCGACCAGGCGGCGGACCCGGAGGCCCGCGACAAGCTCTCCGCCACCGTCACCGGATCCGAGGTCAACGACGCGGAGAAGTACCTCACCCGCCTCACCGACCGCCCCGAGCTGTCGGAGGCGGAGCGCAGGATCAGCCCCAAGAAGCTGGAGGCCGCGCTCTCCGCCCGCGTCGACCGGATGCGCAGCGTCGAGTCGGCCCTGACCACCGGCCAGGTCCAGCACCTGGAAGGCCTCCGCGACGACGACGTCACCGCCCTCGAACTGAGCATCGCCCTGCTCGGCGGCTGCTTCCTCCTCGCCGTGGGCGTCTCCACCGCCGTCGCCCGCACCCTCACCCAGCCGCTCGCCGTCCTGCGCATCGGCGCCGCGCGCCTCGCCGAGGACCCCGAGAGCGCCGAACCGGTCCGCTACACCGGCCGCAACGACGAATTCGCCCAGGTCGTACGGTCGATGAACGCGCTGCACGGCAGGCTCACCACCCTGCACCAGGACCTCGGCGGACGCGTCGAGAGCCTGACCGGCGAACGGACCAAGCTGGTCGCGGGCCGCGAGACCCTCGTGGCCCAGCGCGCCGAACTCCAGACGCGGGCCGCCGAGCTGGCCACCCAGCTGGAGCAGCTGAAGAACACGGTCAACCACACCTTCGTCAACCTCTCCCTGCGCACGCTCGGACTGGTCGAGCGGCAGCTCGGGGTCATCGAGGGCCTGGAGGAGCGCGAGCAGGACGCGGAACGCCTGGCCACCCTGTTCAAGCTGGACCACATGGCCACGGTCATGCGCCGCCACAGCGAGAACATGCTCGTCCTCGCGGGCGCCGAGCACGGCCACGGCCACGCCGGGCCGATCCCGCTGGTCGACGTGGCGCGCGCGGCCGTGAGCGAGATCGAGCGGTACGAGCGGGTCACCATCCAGTCCCTGCCGCCGCACGCCCAGATCGCCGGGTTCGCCGCCGACGACCTCAGCCATCTCCTCGCCGAACTCCTGGAGAACGCGACATCCTTCTCGCCGCCCGACTCCCAGGTCGAGCTGTCCGGCTGGCTGTTGGAGAGCGGCGAGGTGATGCTCTCCGTGTCGGACGCGGGCATCGGCATGTCGACGGTCCGGATGGGCGAACTCAATGCCAGGCTGGCCGACCCGGCCTCGTTCGAGCCGGGGGAGCGGCACATCGACATGACCGGGGCCGGACTCGGCCTCCAGGTCACGTCGTTGCTGGCCGCCCGGCACGGGGTGCGGGTCCAGCTCCGCGAGCAGAAGGGGAGTGGTGTGACGGCCGTCGTCGTCCTGCCGGACGCCCTGCTGCCCAACTCCCTGCCCGCCTCCTCGCCGCCCGCCGTACAGCTTCCCGGTGACGCGCCCACGCTCAACCTCCCGGGCTCGGTGGCGGAGGCGAACTCCAACTCCCTGCCCAGCCGTTCACCGCTCCCGTCCTCGGGGCCCGAGCCCGGGACCACCACCGAAGCGGAGCCGGTGCCGGACCCGGCACCGACCTCGGAGCCCGGGGCGGCGGCGGGCCCGGAAGCGGGGAACGCCCCCGAGACGCCCGCCGAGCCCCTGCCCGCCGTCGACCCCTTGATCGTCGCCGCCGAGCGGACGATCCGCGAGAACGCGGCGGCCGAGAACGTGGCAGCCGAGGAGACGGCGGCCGAAAGCGCGGTGCCCGACGAGGGCCCGGACGCCACCGCCGTACCGCCGCGGGAGCAGGACACGCGGCAGCCGGGCGCGGCCCCCGAGGCCGAAAGCGGAAGCGGAACCGATAGCGGAAGCGGAACCGATGCCGGGGCCGGCACCGACGCCGGGCACGGGGCCGATTCCGGAGCCGAGTCGGATTCCGAGATCACCCTGCAGGTCCGGCTCCCGAAGCCTCCCCCGGCAGACCCGGTGGCCCCCGCGGCCCCCGACGCCCCGGCGGCAGTGGACTCCCCGGCCCTGCCGGGCACCGCCGGCCCGTACGCGATCGGCCCCGACCGCCATGAGCGCCCGGCCGAGACCGGCCCGGGGGGCCAGGACCCGGACGGGCCCGCATTCCGCCCCGCGCCCCACGCCGAAGCGGCCTCCGCACCCGCCCCCGCCGACACCGTCCCGGGCCCCCGCCGGCCCGAGGCCGGACGGATCACCGACAAGGGGCTGCCCAAGCGCACCCCCAAGGTGGTCCGGCCCGACTCGACCCCCGCCCCCGGGCGCACCGGCAGCCTCGACCGGGATGCCCTGCGCCGTCGGCTCGGCAGCTTCCACCAGGCGGCGAAGGAGGGCAGGCGCGACGTCGAGGCGGAGATCGCCGAGACCGGTGGCATCGCCGTCGCCGGCCCCGGGGGCGTACCCGCCGGGCGTACGGGGCACGAGAGCACCACCGCACACGCCACAGGGGCCGCACAGGACACACGGAACGCAAGGACCGCACGGACCGCCGGGACCGGCGGCCGGGCGGACGGCCGGAACGAAGAGACGGGGGACACAGTCGAGGAGGCACGCAGTTGA
- a CDS encoding roadblock/LC7 domain-containing protein, with product MTAPSTCGLSTEARNLHWLLSNLVEEVPGVRSVTVVSSDGLMLLSSDPGHLTAKAAGPAAGKPDGPRGSSADLATIVSGIGSLTVGAAKLMDGGGIKQTMVAMDEGSVFVMSISDGSLLGVHATPDCDMSVVAYHMALFVGRAGHVLTPELRSELRTSMESAL from the coding sequence TTGACTGCGCCCAGCACATGCGGGCTGAGTACCGAAGCCCGGAACCTTCACTGGTTGCTGAGCAATCTCGTGGAGGAGGTGCCAGGGGTCCGCTCGGTCACCGTCGTCTCGTCCGACGGCCTGATGCTGCTCTCCTCCGACCCCGGCCATCTGACCGCGAAGGCGGCCGGACCGGCCGCCGGGAAGCCGGACGGGCCGAGGGGTTCCAGCGCCGACCTGGCCACGATCGTCTCCGGCATCGGCTCGCTGACCGTCGGAGCCGCGAAGCTGATGGACGGCGGCGGCATCAAGCAGACGATGGTCGCCATGGACGAGGGCAGCGTCTTCGTCATGTCGATCAGCGACGGCTCCCTCCTCGGCGTCCACGCCACCCCGGACTGCGACATGAGCGTCGTCGCCTACCACATGGCCCTCTTCGTCGGCCGGGCCGGACACGTACTCACCCCCGAACTCCGCAGTGAGCTGCGCACATCGATGGAGAGCGCCCTGTGA